A single Epinephelus lanceolatus isolate andai-2023 chromosome 22, ASM4190304v1, whole genome shotgun sequence DNA region contains:
- the LOC117245672 gene encoding kelch-like protein 33: protein MDDVGPKGKPRTCRQNQKHDADKQSTHMPDSKACHPLHHPPSSLLKDTDFISYILPSYSDTLFACLRNLQEEELLLDCAFLLQDNSVQAHRLVLAAASQAPDVFFGSKQKFRLGVETIRECRLTPVGLRAVLDFAYGGDVTMDLSKEGVMDEVLDACRCLEMERLRQRSLSKVAASAATEREKSLAIIRDMWERGVGCDVTIQAESGERYSAHRVVLAAGGDYFRALFCGGLRESSEDVVCLRGVAPQVIESILGFIYSGQLRLGWSQIWELTDALLQFQLQGALSLCIDFLRDRMDESTCLDVLVLAETYGLVQLGQAAGEYILAHFQCISAEEKFKDVPYSFLDRLLEKDSLCVESEMVVFRAVVSWVEDNLKERLAVLPGLLHHVRLPLLSYSELQEALSCSLLCRSPGARGTLQALRSLLEGDYRGPECRPRTPNQVLVLVGGDTVDDEFMKRVPSQTLWFAERFHRGHGLIRSIEWRPFAKLPEPPRFRHCVCLLNNKLYILGGRKYYGALDILKSALRFDLSQCKWERLPDMLCQRDYFSAVCLDGKVFALGGNRDDSQYLDSVEYYTPEENTWRPAHPLDTAVCGHAAAVLDGQIYVSGGCDPYQRCLPSMWHYHPSRGCCPRAPMTVGAGRAGHIMLALGRGLVVAGGLQPLWMGFGDQLLCELYNPMYDSWSSIPALPRPHLSPGATVLDGRLYMVGGSSANTARDTKWVHRYDPMERCWENLGAMPHPYTDLAACSLPLPQVF from the exons atGGATGATGTTGGGCCAAAAGGAAAACCAAGAACTTGCCgccaaaaccaaaaacatgatGCAGATAAACAATCAACTCACATGCCGGACTCTAAAGCCTGTCACCCCCTTCACCACCCCCCTTCATCTCTCCTCAAGGACACAGATTTCATCTCTTACATCCTTCCCTCATACTCAGACACTCTCTTCGCTTGCCTACGTAACCTTCAGGAGGAAGAGCTACTCCTTGACTGCGCATTTCTCCTTCAAGACAACTCCGTCCAAGCTCATAGACTTGTGTTGGCAGCTGCCAGTCAAGCCccagatgtattttttggctcAAAACAAAAATTTAGGCTTGGAGTGGAGACAATAAGAGAATGTCGATTGACCCCAGTTGGGTTGAGGGCTGTTCTGGACTTTGCATACGGTGGAGATGTCACCATGGACTTGAGTAAAGAAGGGGTAATGGATGAGGTGCTGGATGCTTGCAGGTGTCTAGAGATGGAGAGGCTGAGGCAAAGGAGCCTGTCAAAGGTCGCGGCCTCTGcagccacagagagagagaagagcttGGCGATCATCAGGGACATGTGGGAGAGAGGAGTAGGGTGTGACGTCACAATACAAGCAGAGAGTGGAGAGAGATATTCAG CACACCGTGTGGTGTTAGCAGCAGGTGGGGACTATTTCCGGGCGCTGTTCTGCGGAGGGTTACGTGAGTCCAGTGAGGACGTTGTGTGCCTGCGAGGCGTAGCACCCCAGGTCATCGAATCCATACTTGGCTTCATCTACTCAGGTCAGCTCAGACTGGGCTGGAGCCAGATTTGGGAGCTCACAGATGCACTGCTTCAGTTCCAGCTGCAGGGGGCGCTCTCGCTGTGCATTGACTTCCTGCGGGACAGAATGGATGAAAGCACCTGTCTGGATGTGCTGGTCCTGGCTGAGACCTATGGACTGGTCCAGCTGGGGCAGGCTGCAGGGGAGTACATCTTAGCCCACTTCCAGTGCATCTCTGCTGAGGAGAAGTTCAAGGATGTCCCCTATTCCTTCCTGGACAGGTTGCTTGAGAAGGACTCATTGTGTGTAGAGAGTGAG ATGGTGGTGTTCAGGGCAGTAGTGAGCTGGGTGGAGGACAACCTTAAAGAGAGACTAGCAGTATTGCCAGGCCTGCTCCACCATGTTCGCCTCCCCCTCCTCAGCTACTCTGAGCTCCAGGAGGCCCTGAGCTGCAGCCTCCTCTGCAGGAGCCCTGGGGCCAGAGGAACGCTGCAGGCCCTCCGAAGCCTCCTGGAGGGGGATTACAGAGGACCTGAGTGCCGACCTCGCACCCCAAACCAA GTCCTGGTCCTGGTTGGTGGGGACACTGTCGATGATGAATTCATGAAGAGGGTTCCAAGCCAGACCTTGTGGTTCGCCGAGCGGTTCCATCGTGGACACGGTCTGATCAGAAGCATAGAGTGGAGGCCATTCGCCAAGCTCCCTGAACCGCCCCGGTTCAGGCACTGCGTCTGTCTCCTCAACAACAAACTGTACATCTTGGGAGGACGCAAGTACTACGGAGCGCTGGATATCCTCAAGTCTGCCTTGAG GTTTGACCTGTCTCAGTGTAAATGGGAACGACTACCTGACATGCTGTGTCAAAGGGACTACttttctgctgtgtgtctggACGGTAAGGTCTTCGCTCTGGGGGGTAACCGTGACGACAGCCAATACCTGGACTCTGTGGAGTACTACACGCCTGAGGAGAACACCTGGAG GCCGGCTCACCCTCTGGACACAGCTGTGTGCGGCCACGCTGCAGCTGTGCTGGACGGCCAGATCTACGTCTCTGGAGGCTGCGACCCCTATCAGCGCTGCCTTCCCTCCATGTGGCACTACCATCCTTCCCGTGGCTGTTGCCCAAGAGCGCCCATGACTGTCGGAGCGGGACGTGCAGGTCATATCATGTTAGCCTTGGGGAGGGGGTTGGTGGTAGCTGGCGGGCTGCAGCCACTCTGGATGGGCTTTGGAGACCAACTCCTCTGTGAGCTCTACAACCCCATGTATGACTCCTGGTCCTCCATCCCTGCCCTGCCTCGACCTCATCTGTCACCAGGGGCAACTGTACTTGATGGACGGTTATACATGGTGGGGGGATCCTCAGCAAACACAGCAAGAGATACCAAGTGGGTGCATCGCTATGACCCCATGGAGAGGTGCTGGGAAAACCTGGGGGCCATGCCACACCCGTACACCGATCTGGCAGCTTGCTCCCTGCCACTTCCTCAAGTCTTTTGA